The Parashewanella tropica genome window below encodes:
- a CDS encoding PAS domain-containing protein, giving the protein MFKLNPFSPFSAPLFSAQGIHWSYKRKLALASQLVMLLIAMIIVTNIAISLGQKQLTREWATQRYSELQTFSTLLADQVAFQNFRIRTFASSETFIHFLQSPSNTRHEQLNKHWMDLTEDIPELLSIAFYDAAGYRRLVTQNQKIMPILSQSLLTKLYLLREGEVYSSQIHQIAINGVLEPYQFQIIKVVSPQKKLVGFFVTFNSINRTLQSIKPNFGGSSSPLVLLDSKGRMFDGNKFSSAKRETNDERSMHLSTQYPELWNAINIKKFGEFYGKASTYVYLKVDFGESSSSTNPYFFLSKIHDADIKKEFAHWQFILVGFAVLLTLLISSVIVLLHRFTIERRARFFNMELVNQLFKDDRGLLIATEDGRVIASNSTAASLLSTVKEELTDRNVMRIFQWEHQQYLQVIKSYQENGQHQQELDLRHADLGVLTVTFSSLPLIQSANAVKDEYLLISICDITESRKLQEQAALYYQISETAIPVVLVDIQGRIQKSNSQFDQAFKLKSSSDSLTYLLGGEIEKQWGHIQQQLALKGLWRGNTQYFYNGQQVCFDVVIDHADADSHELDLFVCSFIPSISSFVVEKEKKIPHRSRILTGYEEVESYFSSLDENKRLYASMMLLDITPVGVFSHMSDIEKLEKRQHDIEVRLLLELPKAYQLALYQLGKLMVMLPNTSSDEAHQFAVEIYNRLDEIGLSEGISIGIVSYHQGQSLKTFMDNAEIALQRAKQNAEQNICQAFTRFDVPGEES; this is encoded by the coding sequence ACCTTACTTGCCGATCAAGTCGCGTTTCAAAACTTTCGAATTAGAACCTTTGCTTCCAGCGAGACCTTTATTCATTTTTTGCAAAGTCCAAGTAATACTAGGCATGAGCAGTTGAATAAACATTGGATGGATTTGACTGAAGATATTCCCGAGCTTTTATCGATCGCGTTTTATGATGCGGCTGGGTATCGAAGACTGGTTACACAAAATCAAAAAATAATGCCTATTTTGTCGCAGTCTTTGCTGACAAAATTGTATTTGCTGCGAGAAGGGGAGGTGTATTCCTCTCAGATCCATCAGATAGCCATTAATGGTGTGTTGGAGCCTTATCAGTTTCAAATCATTAAAGTCGTGAGCCCACAAAAAAAATTAGTGGGTTTCTTTGTCACCTTTAACTCGATAAATCGTACCTTACAATCTATTAAACCCAATTTTGGTGGCAGCTCGTCACCTCTGGTTTTATTAGATTCAAAGGGAAGAATGTTTGATGGTAATAAATTTTCCAGTGCCAAACGAGAGACTAACGATGAGAGAAGTATGCATCTGAGTACACAGTACCCAGAGCTTTGGAACGCCATTAATATCAAAAAATTTGGTGAATTTTATGGTAAGGCTTCAACCTATGTGTACTTAAAAGTTGACTTCGGAGAAAGCAGTTCCAGCACTAACCCGTATTTTTTCTTATCAAAAATTCATGATGCTGACATTAAAAAAGAGTTTGCACATTGGCAGTTCATTTTAGTGGGTTTTGCTGTGTTGCTGACCTTGCTTATTAGTAGCGTTATTGTGTTATTACACCGTTTTACAATAGAAAGACGCGCCAGATTTTTTAATATGGAGCTGGTTAATCAGTTGTTTAAAGACGATAGAGGGTTACTGATTGCCACTGAAGATGGTCGAGTGATTGCGTCTAATTCAACCGCGGCCTCTTTATTATCCACTGTCAAAGAAGAGTTAACCGATCGCAATGTTATGCGAATTTTTCAGTGGGAACACCAACAATATCTTCAGGTCATCAAATCTTATCAAGAGAACGGGCAGCATCAGCAGGAGTTAGATCTTCGTCATGCTGATTTAGGGGTACTAACAGTGACCTTTTCTTCATTGCCTTTGATACAGAGCGCTAATGCAGTGAAAGATGAATACCTCCTGATCAGTATTTGTGACATTACCGAATCTAGGAAATTACAAGAACAAGCGGCTCTGTACTATCAAATAAGTGAAACTGCAATTCCTGTAGTGCTCGTTGATATTCAAGGTCGGATCCAAAAATCGAATAGTCAGTTTGATCAAGCATTTAAGCTCAAGTCTAGCTCAGACAGCTTAACCTATTTATTGGGGGGTGAAATTGAAAAGCAGTGGGGTCATATTCAGCAACAACTGGCGTTAAAAGGGCTGTGGCGAGGCAATACTCAATATTTTTATAATGGCCAACAAGTATGTTTTGATGTGGTTATCGACCATGCTGATGCCGACTCGCACGAGCTCGACTTGTTTGTTTGTAGCTTCATTCCGTCGATAAGTTCGTTCGTAGTTGAAAAAGAAAAAAAGATCCCCCATCGCAGCCGAATTTTGACCGGTTATGAAGAAGTCGAAAGCTATTTCTCTAGTCTCGATGAAAACAAACGCTTATATGCCAGTATGATGTTGTTAGATATCACCCCTGTTGGCGTATTTAGTCATATGAGTGACATAGAAAAGCTTGAAAAGCGTCAACACGATATTGAGGTTAGGCTATTACTTGAGCTACCAAAAGCGTATCAATTGGCTTTATATCAATTGGGTAAGCTAATGGTTATGCTGCCCAATACCAGCTCAGACGAAGCGCATCAATTTGCCGTTGAAATTTATAATCGTCTTGATGAAATTGGTCTATCAGAAGGGATCAGTATTGGTATTGTTTCATACCATCAAGGTCAGTCCCTAAAGACCTTTATGGATAATGCTGAAATCGCCTTGCAACGCGCAAAACAAAATGCCGAACAGAATATCTGTCAAGCTTTTACCCGCTTTGATGTACCGGGTGAAGAGTCTTGA
- a CDS encoding methyltransferase, giving the protein MLTNPSQLVLRNQDYFSQQRVLLLNIEADHLAKELLDSADSVTALALDYNHYQQLKPHQNDKLSVKFGHQLPEVQTFDSVIIYFPKAKPLAGYLYQLAAQYLAVGGSLFLVGENKGGIKSAPKTLPNFFSKANKLDNARHCLLYTSELLESTSEFSVQEWCNQYVLPTPQGEVTICNMVGVFSQKQLDAGTALLLENMTEFHGRVLDFGCGAGVITAALLKAQPELQLECVDINAMALLSCELTLKANNLSAKVYPSDGLAQVEGELDGIVSNPPFHDGLVSTTDIAERFVKDSANALTAGGVFLIVANRHLPYSDALQQHFGKVNTAAENNKYKVYQN; this is encoded by the coding sequence GTGTTAACCAACCCATCGCAATTAGTGCTTCGAAATCAAGATTATTTTTCACAGCAACGGGTATTGTTACTCAATATTGAAGCCGATCATTTAGCAAAAGAGTTATTGGATTCTGCTGATTCGGTAACGGCTTTGGCTTTGGACTACAACCACTACCAGCAACTTAAGCCACATCAAAATGATAAGTTGTCGGTAAAATTTGGTCATCAGTTACCAGAGGTTCAGACCTTTGATAGCGTTATCATTTACTTTCCTAAAGCCAAGCCATTAGCGGGTTATTTATATCAACTGGCTGCTCAATATCTGGCAGTCGGTGGCAGTTTATTCCTTGTCGGTGAAAACAAAGGTGGTATTAAATCCGCACCAAAAACTTTGCCAAATTTCTTTTCTAAAGCCAACAAGCTTGATAATGCTCGTCATTGTTTACTCTATACGAGCGAATTGCTGGAAAGTACTTCTGAGTTTTCCGTACAGGAATGGTGTAATCAGTATGTGCTACCAACACCACAGGGCGAAGTGACCATCTGTAATATGGTCGGGGTGTTTAGCCAAAAACAACTGGATGCAGGCACGGCATTACTATTAGAAAACATGACTGAATTTCACGGTCGAGTTTTAGATTTTGGTTGTGGCGCAGGCGTGATCACCGCAGCTTTACTTAAAGCTCAGCCCGAATTGCAATTGGAATGTGTGGACATTAATGCCATGGCTTTGTTGTCATGTGAATTGACGTTAAAAGCCAATAATCTGAGTGCAAAAGTTTATCCATCAGACGGTTTAGCACAAGTGGAAGGGGAATTAGATGGCATCGTCTCTAATCCTCCTTTTCATGATGGCTTAGTGTCGACGACGGACATTGCAGAGCGATTTGTGAAAGACAGTGCCAATGCATTAACTGCAGGAGGTGTATTCTTAATCGTGGCTAATCGCCATCTTCCATACTCAGATGCGTTGCAGCAACACTTTGGTAAAGTGAATACCGCGGCTGAAAATAACAAATACAAGGTCTATCAAAACTAA
- a CDS encoding site-2 protease family protein → MEILNIDCLGKKLRLEASLAGWQQLYWDNTPVAGCPASENYEGQFSHEFELSTQPQVEQDAEPEPQTIKVKLDIDLKWQPFELDYQLQVDGQTLTDGQRNTKDIEQQTPVETSKQEARKPGVLGLVSLGFKLLKSAKVIKVVLAGASLAAYSWLFSFQFALALIAVLVVHEYGHVKAMKYFGMKTKGFYLIPFMGGLALTDQKINTRWQDVVISIMGPTFGMIMAWVCLIAFWITDNMLFAGLASLSALINLFQMLPILPLDGGHLIKSVSFSMNSAVGLIICIAGAVFGVAISYYFGMTLFGFLLAIGSIEIILEWRSRHHTHLLPLDRYGQIFSFVWYALTVAGLMAVIWLTAKSGDPLLSLPMKILQS, encoded by the coding sequence ATGGAAATATTAAACATTGACTGTTTGGGGAAAAAGCTACGCTTAGAGGCTTCGTTGGCGGGCTGGCAACAGCTGTATTGGGACAATACCCCTGTTGCTGGATGCCCAGCAAGTGAAAATTACGAGGGGCAATTTAGCCATGAGTTTGAGCTAAGTACCCAACCGCAAGTGGAACAAGATGCCGAACCTGAGCCCCAAACCATCAAAGTTAAGTTGGACATTGACCTAAAGTGGCAACCCTTTGAATTAGATTATCAACTGCAAGTGGATGGGCAAACGCTAACCGATGGGCAGCGTAATACTAAGGATATAGAACAACAAACGCCTGTAGAAACTTCGAAACAAGAAGCCAGAAAACCGGGAGTGTTAGGCTTAGTTTCTTTAGGTTTTAAATTACTTAAAAGTGCTAAGGTCATTAAAGTGGTATTGGCGGGAGCCAGCTTAGCGGCCTATTCGTGGTTATTTTCATTCCAATTTGCTCTTGCGTTAATAGCGGTGCTGGTGGTGCATGAATACGGCCATGTAAAAGCCATGAAGTACTTTGGTATGAAAACCAAAGGCTTTTATCTGATCCCATTTATGGGGGGATTGGCACTTACTGATCAGAAGATAAATACTCGTTGGCAAGATGTAGTGATCTCCATAATGGGGCCGACCTTTGGGATGATTATGGCTTGGGTGTGCCTTATTGCATTTTGGATCACGGATAACATGCTGTTTGCTGGTTTGGCGTCTCTCAGTGCTTTGATCAATTTATTCCAAATGTTACCCATTCTGCCACTTGATGGCGGACACTTAATTAAAAGCGTCAGCTTTTCAATGAACAGCGCAGTGGGCTTGATCATTTGTATTGCAGGTGCGGTATTTGGTGTTGCCATTAGCTACTATTTTGGCATGACCTTGTTTGGTTTCTTACTTGCGATAGGCTCGATTGAGATAATTTTAGAATGGCGAAGTCGACATCACACTCACCTCTTACCCTTAGATAGATACGGACAGATTTTCTCTTTTGTCTGGTACGCCTTAACGGTAGCTGGATTAATGGCGGTGATCTGGCTTACGGCGAAAAGTGGTGATCCATTATTGTCGTTACCGATGAAGATCTTACAATCATGA
- the sigZ gene encoding RNA polymerase sigma factor SigZ, with translation MNIEQIWQQYHSSLYQFLLSKVSSPEEAEDILQDVIIKSLKSINQLQDSTKLKSWLFQIAKNSVMDFYRSKARNNINNTDLTEVDVKKEWNTNESNIYTELEHCIQPFVQALPEAQQKMLIEIDLNGLSQKTFAEQHQLPYSTLKSQLKQSRIALKRLFSQCCQFEANDKGELIDFTHRQSNCSDC, from the coding sequence ATGAACATTGAACAAATTTGGCAGCAATATCACTCGAGCTTATACCAGTTTTTGTTATCTAAAGTTTCTTCACCAGAAGAGGCTGAGGATATTCTGCAAGATGTAATAATTAAAAGCCTTAAATCCATTAACCAATTGCAAGATTCCACTAAATTAAAAAGTTGGCTATTTCAAATCGCTAAAAACAGTGTAATGGATTTCTACCGCAGTAAAGCACGCAACAACATTAACAATACAGACTTGACTGAAGTGGACGTAAAAAAAGAGTGGAATACAAACGAGAGCAATATCTATACTGAGTTAGAGCATTGTATTCAACCTTTTGTTCAGGCGCTTCCTGAAGCTCAACAAAAGATGTTGATTGAGATTGATCTAAATGGCCTGTCGCAAAAAACATTTGCCGAGCAACATCAATTGCCATACTCAACCCTAAAATCACAACTCAAGCAAAGCCGAATAGCGTTAAAAAGGCTGTTCTCACAATGCTGTCAGTTTGAAGCGAATGATAAAGGTGAGCTAATCGACTTTACCCATCGTCAATCTAATTGCTCAGATTGTTAA
- a CDS encoding 5-carboxymethyl-2-hydroxymuconate Delta-isomerase produces the protein MPHCIIEHSNEFNADVLMEAVFKGALSSRLFESKAIKVRALPYQFYQVGFKRSAFIHVTLKILSGRTQEQKLDLSEKVLNQLSALSYDDVSITVEVVDIDRESYKRALT, from the coding sequence GTGCCTCATTGTATTATTGAACACTCTAATGAGTTTAACGCTGATGTATTAATGGAAGCGGTATTTAAAGGCGCATTAAGTTCACGCCTGTTTGAAAGTAAAGCGATTAAAGTGCGAGCTTTACCTTATCAATTTTATCAAGTGGGCTTTAAGCGTTCTGCGTTTATCCACGTGACCTTAAAAATTCTTTCAGGAAGAACCCAAGAACAAAAGCTGGATCTTTCAGAAAAAGTCCTAAACCAATTGTCGGCGCTGAGTTACGATGATGTTTCCATTACCGTAGAAGTGGTCGATATCGACCGTGAGAGTTATAAGAGGGCTTTAACGTGA
- a CDS encoding LPP20 family lipoprotein: protein MSKYLFGIALFLCSHSSWAWPEWVTTNSAKPEYITGVGVGASRAEAENAALAEITAQLLVQVNTNTSQWLEKNNQQTTNQFTQRTQTKTLPFKLVGIESLNSSTKRNQFAVQIGIKKRRLIQVIDSELVNLKHLSVPESHIEQQFVWVVENQGKLARHADLVDIYQMLSGSQSTYRILLAKVTQQFNRVWRNLSCRVVTDSETAQFQTHIERQLPCGGNHEIWIRPNIQWKHATAHGYKHAKASFIIQFMQASDPFLPIKTYQFEVMAKAKSIQKAKGIAIKQLSSQLQQPISLWESAQ, encoded by the coding sequence ATGAGTAAATACCTATTTGGTATTGCTCTTTTCCTTTGCTCACATTCTTCTTGGGCTTGGCCTGAATGGGTGACAACTAATTCAGCCAAGCCTGAGTATATAACAGGTGTGGGTGTTGGAGCTTCTCGTGCTGAGGCTGAAAATGCAGCCTTGGCAGAGATCACTGCGCAATTACTCGTACAAGTTAATACTAACACTTCTCAATGGTTAGAAAAAAATAACCAGCAAACGACCAACCAGTTTACTCAGCGTACTCAAACTAAAACTTTACCTTTTAAGTTAGTCGGAATTGAGTCGTTAAATTCATCGACAAAACGAAACCAGTTTGCGGTACAAATCGGTATCAAGAAGCGTAGATTAATTCAAGTTATCGACTCTGAGCTTGTAAACCTCAAACATTTATCTGTCCCAGAATCTCATATTGAACAGCAGTTTGTTTGGGTTGTTGAAAATCAGGGTAAATTAGCAAGGCATGCTGATCTTGTTGATATATACCAAATGCTTTCAGGTTCACAATCGACATATCGAATCTTGCTAGCAAAAGTGACTCAACAGTTTAATCGAGTATGGCGCAATTTAAGTTGTCGCGTCGTGACTGATTCAGAAACGGCCCAGTTTCAAACTCATATTGAGCGTCAGTTACCTTGTGGTGGTAACCACGAAATTTGGATAAGGCCAAACATACAATGGAAGCATGCAACCGCTCATGGATACAAGCATGCCAAAGCCTCATTCATCATTCAATTTATGCAAGCGTCCGATCCATTTTTACCCATTAAAACTTATCAATTTGAAGTGATGGCTAAAGCAAAATCGATACAAAAAGCCAAAGGCATTGCTATCAAACAGCTAAGTTCACAACTGCAACAACCTATTAGTCTTTGGGAATCAGCGCAATAG
- a CDS encoding transglycosylase SLT domain-containing protein, which yields MLPTNKWILLTSLIYTSAVYADNDPEFEAFLKNHESEFSQYQQQIKQEFQQFEKEWKNAEAEYKKRISKKWETAELPSKKVWVSYSEDLNQRTKVDYEKGVVQIELKKEVIKHNVLIQAKTQLTQLSRTTPTQAIKSDPIVRQVVKAIKVNQQIQTKREQKLTKPVIIEQKPLALKGLKEQPIIKPAVLTQVLTEAPVVKEDKDFVTVTYALPKQSFYQKAQPYLNQVKSESERWKLPPSLLLAIIHTESSFNPMARSSIPAFGLMQIVPSTAGKDVSQFILGEPKLYTPEYLYQASNNIEAGSAYLHLLQNRYFKHVRNQKAKTYLSIAAYNTGIGNVAKTLTGTKSLRQAAIKANLMSPDEIYSKLLRDLPAQETRNYLKKVQARSKSYEQHLKGI from the coding sequence ATGTTACCGACTAATAAATGGATTTTGTTGACCAGCTTGATATACACCTCTGCCGTTTATGCTGATAACGATCCTGAGTTTGAGGCGTTTCTTAAAAATCATGAGTCTGAGTTTTCACAATATCAACAGCAGATAAAGCAAGAATTTCAGCAGTTTGAAAAAGAATGGAAAAACGCGGAAGCGGAATATAAAAAACGCATTTCTAAAAAGTGGGAAACCGCAGAGCTGCCAAGTAAAAAAGTATGGGTCAGTTACAGTGAAGATTTAAATCAGCGTACAAAAGTCGATTATGAAAAAGGCGTAGTTCAAATTGAACTCAAAAAAGAGGTGATCAAGCATAATGTTCTGATTCAAGCTAAGACTCAGTTAACCCAATTGAGCCGTACCACTCCAACTCAAGCGATAAAATCAGATCCAATCGTGCGTCAAGTGGTTAAGGCGATTAAGGTCAATCAGCAAATTCAAACGAAGAGAGAGCAGAAGCTAACTAAGCCAGTAATTATTGAGCAGAAACCATTAGCACTAAAGGGGCTGAAAGAACAACCAATCATTAAGCCCGCTGTACTTACACAAGTATTAACGGAAGCGCCCGTAGTAAAAGAAGATAAAGACTTTGTCACTGTTACCTACGCGTTACCTAAACAATCTTTTTATCAAAAAGCACAACCGTATTTAAACCAAGTAAAATCAGAGTCTGAGCGCTGGAAACTCCCACCATCATTGCTTTTAGCAATCATTCATACTGAATCCAGTTTTAATCCAATGGCTCGCTCATCCATTCCTGCATTTGGTTTGATGCAAATTGTTCCTTCAACAGCAGGTAAGGATGTGAGCCAATTTATCCTTGGTGAGCCGAAACTCTATACACCTGAATACTTATATCAGGCCAGTAATAACATTGAAGCGGGTAGTGCTTATTTGCATTTATTACAAAATCGTTATTTCAAGCACGTGAGAAATCAAAAGGCAAAAACCTACCTTAGTATTGCGGCTTATAACACCGGTATCGGCAATGTGGCAAAAACACTAACAGGCACCAAATCGTTACGACAAGCAGCAATTAAAGCGAATTTAATGTCTCCTGATGAGATCTACAGCAAGCTTTTACGCGATTTACCCGCACAAGAAACTCGAAATTATTTAAAGAAAGTTCAGGCTCGTTCGAAAAGCTACGAACAACATCTAAAAGGAATTTAA